Proteins encoded together in one Chitinophaga lutea window:
- a CDS encoding SusC/RagA family TonB-linked outer membrane protein, with protein MNLKQLVSQSRLLLIIAVLSLQGVTALAQQSTITGKVTDSTGKAIEFASVQIKGTTKGAFTAEDGGFTISAPPSATLIFSSIGYATQEVPVGGKTTLNIVLAFANKTLDDVVVVGYVQQSRAKTTAAISKLNPAELKNTSNPNPIQAMQGKIAGVSIPIQSGQPGEGATNIIIRGSTKLNVYGSGLGTSGGNVANTDGGSPLVIIDGVFRSMSDINPDNIESIQVMKDAASTAIYGARGANGVIVIKTKGGKAGEKMNLTVNHRTTWETKARDYEYLSATDYLRLARTTVQNTADKLDKNNLLNNGGFSAGTRVYTAKGQYGNNINLTALYDNIVAIEGQAYVDRLLANGWMTMDDPIRPGTKLLYADNHYEDLIWKTGLSNNTNVSVDGGSEKANYNVALGYTDQKGAFIGTDYKRYDALGNFGFQAAENFRLDAMLNYQHVLPNYVENFQNDLTRGTRITPLIRVFKDDGNPMPGELYTVRNRLHTLKYDDVRVSTERLVSRLAGDWTIIKGLHFKPSVSYLIQDYRYMLMRKQTPANEVQPSTQRQKTQNTRNSRQLMVDQVLQYDFDVEKDHHFTVLGGFNFTRNTNSNIDIASQRANNDYIYTINEPSTAIVDGKVVTNVTDWGTSLGESRSASYFGQLNYDFNAKYLVSAALRYDGFSNFAVQNKYALFPSASVGWNIHRENFWNIRPNTLSSLKLRASWGKAGTSDLRITDTYGGYNAVSYAQGSGIYRANLSNPDLVWETTTTTDLALEAGFLNNRINLTVDVYNKLTTDRIESKPLPSEAPFANIVFNNGTLQNSGIEVEIGGAVIQTPSFTWQTNFSFAYNKQMIKKLPANGRAKNRQGGDVIYDPATKSNIEAGGFAEGERPFGLWAYQVEGVFATDEEAAAWNQSHKDNLASASGQQVGKKAGDFRFADINNDGIIDAKDQVFQGYRTPDKIGGWQNNFSYKGINLKISVDYATGHMISNGALARSLGQGRAFNEGAPEQALGPDIWQKPGDVGKKYARFSFADFDFGQRNYLRGATLGVNNSYSSDVSVMYEKGDFLALREISLSYDLPRHIMKKIHASGMNIFASVYNVGYLTKYKGINPESYTGFDAIGYPRPRQFSLGATLKF; from the coding sequence ATGAATCTGAAACAACTGGTCTCCCAATCGAGATTACTCCTCATCATCGCTGTGCTTTCCCTGCAAGGCGTCACCGCCCTGGCGCAGCAAAGCACCATCACCGGTAAAGTCACAGACTCCACCGGCAAAGCGATCGAATTTGCCAGCGTGCAGATAAAAGGCACCACCAAAGGCGCTTTCACTGCGGAAGACGGCGGCTTTACCATCAGCGCACCGCCTAGCGCAACACTCATCTTTTCCAGCATCGGCTATGCCACGCAGGAAGTACCGGTGGGCGGCAAAACCACCCTCAACATCGTACTGGCATTCGCGAACAAAACGCTCGACGATGTGGTAGTGGTGGGCTACGTGCAGCAATCCCGCGCGAAAACCACCGCGGCCATTTCCAAACTTAACCCGGCGGAGCTGAAAAACACCTCCAACCCCAATCCCATCCAGGCGATGCAGGGTAAAATAGCCGGCGTGTCCATTCCCATTCAATCCGGCCAGCCGGGCGAAGGGGCTACCAACATCATCATCCGGGGTAGCACCAAGCTGAACGTATACGGCTCAGGCCTCGGTACCAGCGGCGGCAACGTGGCCAATACCGACGGCGGCAGCCCGCTCGTGATCATCGACGGGGTGTTCCGCTCCATGAGCGACATCAATCCGGACAATATCGAGTCTATACAGGTGATGAAAGACGCCGCCTCCACCGCCATCTACGGCGCCAGGGGCGCAAACGGCGTTATCGTCATCAAAACGAAAGGCGGCAAGGCGGGCGAGAAAATGAACCTCACCGTCAACCACCGCACCACCTGGGAAACAAAAGCACGGGATTACGAATACCTCTCGGCGACGGACTACCTCCGCCTGGCCCGCACTACCGTGCAGAACACCGCAGACAAACTGGACAAAAACAACCTGCTCAATAACGGCGGATTTTCCGCCGGCACCCGCGTGTACACGGCGAAAGGCCAGTACGGCAACAACATTAACCTGACCGCACTGTATGATAATATCGTGGCGATCGAAGGCCAGGCTTACGTAGACAGACTGCTGGCCAACGGCTGGATGACGATGGACGATCCCATCAGGCCCGGCACCAAACTGCTGTATGCGGATAACCATTACGAAGACCTTATCTGGAAAACGGGCCTCAGCAACAATACCAATGTGTCGGTAGACGGTGGCTCTGAAAAGGCCAACTATAACGTGGCGCTGGGTTATACCGACCAGAAAGGCGCATTCATCGGCACCGATTACAAACGTTACGACGCCCTCGGCAACTTCGGGTTCCAGGCCGCGGAGAATTTCAGACTGGATGCGATGCTCAACTATCAGCACGTGCTGCCGAACTACGTAGAGAACTTCCAGAACGACCTCACCCGCGGCACACGTATCACCCCGCTCATCCGGGTGTTTAAGGACGACGGCAATCCCATGCCGGGCGAACTTTACACGGTGCGCAACAGGCTGCATACGTTGAAATACGACGACGTGCGCGTGTCTACGGAACGGCTGGTGTCGCGCCTCGCGGGCGACTGGACGATCATCAAAGGCCTGCATTTCAAACCTTCGGTGTCGTACCTGATACAGGACTACCGCTACATGCTCATGCGCAAACAAACGCCGGCCAACGAAGTGCAGCCTTCCACCCAGCGCCAGAAAACGCAGAACACGCGTAACTCGCGCCAGCTGATGGTGGACCAGGTGCTGCAATACGACTTCGACGTGGAAAAAGACCACCATTTTACCGTGCTGGGTGGCTTCAACTTCACCCGCAATACCAACAGTAACATCGATATCGCCTCTCAAAGGGCCAACAACGATTACATCTATACGATCAACGAACCGTCCACCGCCATCGTAGACGGCAAGGTGGTGACCAACGTCACCGACTGGGGCACCAGTTTGGGCGAATCACGTTCTGCGAGTTATTTCGGCCAGCTGAACTACGACTTCAATGCGAAGTACCTGGTGAGTGCGGCCCTGCGTTACGACGGGTTCTCCAACTTCGCCGTGCAGAACAAATATGCACTGTTCCCCTCGGCTTCGGTCGGCTGGAACATTCACCGCGAAAATTTCTGGAACATCCGGCCGAACACGCTGAGCAGCCTGAAATTACGCGCCAGCTGGGGGAAAGCGGGTACGAGCGATCTGCGGATCACCGATACCTACGGCGGGTACAACGCCGTGTCGTATGCACAGGGCTCCGGCATTTACCGGGCGAACCTGAGCAATCCTGACCTGGTATGGGAAACGACCACTACCACCGACCTCGCCCTGGAAGCGGGTTTCCTCAACAACCGCATCAACCTGACGGTAGATGTGTACAACAAGCTCACCACAGACCGTATCGAGTCGAAGCCCCTCCCTTCCGAAGCCCCCTTTGCCAATATCGTGTTCAACAACGGTACGCTGCAGAACAGCGGGATAGAAGTGGAAATCGGCGGCGCGGTGATCCAGACGCCTTCGTTCACCTGGCAAACCAATTTCTCCTTCGCGTATAACAAACAGATGATCAAAAAACTCCCGGCCAACGGTCGCGCTAAAAACCGGCAGGGCGGCGATGTGATCTATGATCCGGCTACCAAATCCAACATCGAAGCGGGTGGTTTTGCGGAAGGGGAACGGCCCTTCGGCCTCTGGGCTTACCAGGTGGAAGGCGTGTTTGCAACAGACGAAGAAGCGGCAGCCTGGAACCAGTCGCATAAAGACAACCTGGCGTCCGCATCAGGGCAGCAGGTGGGTAAAAAGGCGGGCGACTTCAGATTCGCCGATATCAATAACGACGGCATCATCGACGCAAAAGACCAGGTATTCCAAGGGTATCGCACACCGGATAAAATCGGCGGGTGGCAGAATAACTTTTCCTACAAAGGCATCAACCTGAAAATATCCGTCGACTATGCAACGGGCCATATGATCAGCAACGGCGCGCTGGCGCGTTCGCTGGGCCAGGGAAGGGCCTTCAACGAAGGCGCTCCTGAACAGGCGCTGGGGCCGGACATCTGGCAGAAACCGGGCGACGTGGGAAAAAAATATGCGCGTTTCTCTTTCGCCGACTTCGACTTCGGGCAGCGCAACTACCTGCGCGGAGCCACGCTGGGCGTGAACAACAGCTATTCTTCGGATGTATCGGTGATGTATGAAAAAGGTGACTTCCTCGCGCTGAGAGAAATCAGCCTGTCTTACGACCTGCCGCGCCACATCATGAAGAAAATTCACGCTTCCGGTATGAATATCTTCGCCAGTGTGTACAACGTGGGGTATCTCACCAAATACAAAGGCATCAACCCGGAATCGTACACCGGCTTCGACGCCATCGGCTATCCGCGCCCTCGCCAGTTTTCACTGGGCGCCACGCTGAAGTTCTAA
- a CDS encoding FadR/GntR family transcriptional regulator, which produces MKDLGPIAQRTMADVVEKELREYLKKKSFKPGDALPSENELAEALGVSRNVVREALSRLRMLGMIETRKRRGMILSTPDILGSFERVLDPLIIDDSTLQDIFELRLTLEMGLADILYLRKTKKDIEELEAIAKSQDPRGKGQAFRINNEIAFHGKIYQMTGNETLTRFQNMLLPIFGYVISLEPIPQIGKVSHVDLVNILKNGSKEEFRQGMLEHLKPHFNRLKK; this is translated from the coding sequence ATGAAGGATCTGGGCCCCATTGCACAGCGAACCATGGCCGACGTAGTGGAAAAGGAACTGCGCGAATACCTCAAAAAAAAGTCCTTCAAACCCGGGGACGCACTTCCATCTGAAAACGAACTGGCCGAAGCCCTGGGCGTAAGCCGCAACGTGGTGCGTGAAGCATTGAGCCGGCTCCGGATGCTGGGCATGATCGAAACCAGGAAGCGCCGCGGCATGATTTTGTCGACCCCGGATATTCTCGGTTCATTTGAGCGGGTGCTCGATCCCCTGATCATTGATGACAGCACGCTCCAGGATATTTTCGAACTGCGTCTCACGCTCGAAATGGGGCTGGCCGATATCCTGTACCTGCGAAAAACCAAAAAGGATATCGAAGAACTGGAAGCCATTGCGAAAAGCCAGGATCCACGGGGCAAAGGCCAGGCATTCCGTATCAACAATGAGATCGCTTTTCATGGAAAGATTTACCAGATGACGGGAAACGAAACCCTTACCCGCTTCCAGAATATGCTGTTACCCATTTTCGGCTACGTGATCAGCCTGGAGCCCATTCCGCAGATCGGGAAAGTATCGCACGTGGATTTGGTGAATATCCTGAAAAATGGCAGTAAGGAGGAATTCCGCCAGGGTATGCTGGAACATCTGAAACCGCATTTCAACAGGTTGAAGAAATAA
- a CDS encoding cupin domain-containing protein, with protein sequence MKITAEYWRQALQLTQHVEGGSFCETYRAPLIIAQDALPDTFAGARPASTAIYFLLEDGDFSAFHRIAADEMWHFYDGQTLHIYEIKPDGSLHVHRLGRDVAQGEQLQVVIPAGSWFASSVEETGGFALTGCTVAPGFDFADFELAGREELSQQYPQHAGLIALLTRS encoded by the coding sequence ATGAAAATTACAGCGGAATACTGGCGGCAGGCATTGCAATTAACCCAACATGTGGAAGGCGGCTCTTTTTGTGAAACCTACCGGGCTCCTTTGATCATAGCGCAGGATGCTTTACCCGATACTTTTGCAGGAGCGCGGCCGGCATCTACTGCTATTTATTTTTTACTTGAAGACGGTGATTTTTCTGCCTTTCACCGGATTGCGGCGGACGAGATGTGGCATTTTTATGATGGCCAGACCCTGCATATTTATGAAATCAAACCAGATGGTTCGCTGCATGTGCACCGGCTTGGCCGCGATGTGGCGCAGGGAGAGCAATTGCAGGTGGTGATACCGGCCGGCAGCTGGTTTGCGTCGAGCGTGGAAGAAACCGGCGGCTTTGCGTTGACGGGCTGCACAGTGGCGCCCGGCTTCGATTTTGCGGACTTCGAACTGGCAGGAAGAGAGGAATTGTCGCAACAGTACCCGCAGCATGCCGGACTGATTGCGCTGCTGACGCGTTCCTAA
- a CDS encoding tetratricopeptide repeat protein gives MKTTLLSYMACLAGLLLLMQCSPRPVHNTSPAPVAGVLLGVQERTAFRQPPFQHWFDSFYQAYTVQTAAIASLKKVWQNEQVDIFLGTWCGDSRREVPRMLKVLDSLGVPASNIRLICTKSGQPGHKTSPGREEQGLYIFRVPTFIIRRHHLELGRIVEFPVATLEKDLLDIVSGAPYESNYRAGNYIRRLFDVKSPELINDSLPVVAAALKPLARNEGELSSFGSVLLSAGDYSRAITVFRLNTLLFAEKADSWHWLAEGYRRNHDRDKAIVAYERTLALQPGLTLARQRLDSLKAL, from the coding sequence ATGAAAACTACATTGCTCAGCTATATGGCCTGCCTGGCAGGCCTGCTGTTGCTCATGCAATGCAGTCCCCGCCCCGTGCATAACACGTCGCCCGCACCCGTTGCCGGCGTACTGCTCGGTGTGCAGGAAAGGACCGCATTCCGGCAACCGCCTTTTCAACATTGGTTCGATTCCTTTTACCAGGCCTACACGGTACAAACCGCCGCTATCGCATCGCTCAAAAAAGTATGGCAAAACGAACAGGTGGATATTTTCCTGGGTACCTGGTGCGGCGACAGCCGCCGCGAAGTGCCCCGCATGCTGAAGGTCCTTGACAGCCTCGGCGTGCCCGCATCCAACATCCGCCTGATTTGTACCAAAAGCGGCCAGCCCGGCCATAAAACCAGCCCGGGCCGCGAAGAACAGGGACTCTACATTTTCAGGGTGCCCACGTTCATCATCCGTCGCCACCACTTAGAGCTGGGGCGCATCGTGGAATTTCCGGTAGCAACACTTGAAAAAGACCTGCTGGACATTGTGAGCGGTGCGCCTTACGAGAGCAATTACAGGGCAGGCAATTACATCCGCCGGCTTTTTGACGTCAAAAGCCCGGAGCTCATTAACGATTCCCTGCCTGTCGTTGCCGCGGCGCTTAAACCGCTGGCCCGCAACGAAGGAGAGTTAAGCTCCTTCGGATCCGTTCTCCTTTCCGCCGGTGATTACAGCAGGGCCATCACGGTTTTCCGGCTCAATACGCTGTTGTTTGCCGAAAAAGCAGACAGCTGGCATTGGCTGGCCGAAGGTTACCGCCGCAATCACGACAGGGATAAAGCCATTGTTGCTTATGAGCGCACGCTGGCCCTGCAGCCCGGCCTTACCCTCGCCCGGCAGCGCCTCGATAGTTTAAAAGCATTGTAG
- a CDS encoding TetR/AcrR family transcriptional regulator, with product MRIRDEKKICQLHQKAIEMIVREGLDGFGINKLAKAAGVSPATIYIYYKDREDLIIQTTRRVADVMLEESLRDFDPAMSLEEGLRKQWHNRAAHFMKNPLDVEFMEKMRYSHLYDKVAVHLYTSFKDVMGKFYHNAVARKELTPLPIEIFWAVAYAPLYQLIKFHTQEKAFGHQKFTLTEELMEQTLQLVLKALKI from the coding sequence ATGCGTATCAGGGACGAAAAGAAAATTTGCCAGCTGCACCAGAAAGCGATCGAAATGATCGTCAGGGAAGGGCTGGACGGGTTTGGCATCAACAAGCTGGCTAAAGCGGCGGGAGTTTCTCCGGCCACCATCTACATTTATTACAAAGACCGGGAAGACCTGATTATCCAGACGACCCGGCGGGTAGCGGATGTAATGCTGGAGGAAAGCCTCAGGGACTTCGACCCGGCAATGAGCCTTGAGGAAGGCCTGCGCAAACAATGGCACAACCGGGCCGCTCATTTCATGAAAAATCCGCTGGACGTGGAGTTCATGGAAAAAATGCGGTATTCCCACCTCTACGATAAAGTGGCAGTGCATTTGTACACTTCGTTCAAGGACGTGATGGGAAAATTTTACCATAACGCAGTGGCAAGGAAGGAACTGACACCATTGCCGATTGAAATCTTCTGGGCCGTTGCCTATGCACCGCTTTACCAGCTGATAAAATTTCATACCCAGGAAAAAGCTTTCGGCCATCAGAAATTCACGCTGACGGAAGAACTGATGGAACAAACGTTGCAGCTGGTGCTGAAAGCCCTGAAAATATGA
- a CDS encoding MFS transporter, whose protein sequence is MKTKERIFSRYQVFIIAVLALLQFTVVLDFMVLSPLGEILLGKLQITTQQFGLVVSAYAFSAGISGILAAGFADKFDRKKMMMVFYTGFIIGTFLCALAPTYGFLLAARVITGLFGGVISAIGMAIIADLFRPEVRGRVMGFVQMAFALSQIIGVPLGWELAIRLHWHAPFWMIGGFGTLMGIIMAVYMKPVNAHLQQRVEKNAFAHLKHTLQNKHYSLAFATTILLSTGGFMLMPFGSTFSIHNMGIERADLKLLYATTGVATFIGAPLLGRLSDKLGKMQVFQGATLLTAVMVVIFTNLGLTPLYLAITINALMMIGVFGRIIPAQAIMTSLPSMQDRGAFMSINSSVQQISGGIASIIAGLIVYQTSTGKLAHYDILGYVIVGAFIITSVMMYYLNRRVQQQTAPAVTPEEVAIAS, encoded by the coding sequence ATGAAAACGAAAGAACGGATCTTCTCACGATACCAGGTATTTATCATCGCCGTGCTTGCCTTGCTGCAATTCACGGTGGTACTGGATTTCATGGTACTTAGCCCTTTGGGCGAAATTCTGCTGGGCAAGCTGCAGATCACCACGCAGCAGTTCGGGCTGGTGGTATCAGCTTATGCTTTCAGCGCGGGCATCTCTGGTATTCTGGCCGCCGGCTTTGCTGATAAATTCGACCGGAAAAAGATGATGATGGTATTTTATACGGGTTTCATCATCGGTACTTTTCTCTGCGCACTGGCGCCCACATACGGTTTCCTGCTGGCGGCCAGGGTGATCACCGGCCTGTTCGGCGGGGTGATCAGTGCCATCGGTATGGCGATCATTGCCGACCTTTTCAGGCCGGAAGTGCGCGGGCGCGTGATGGGATTTGTGCAGATGGCTTTCGCGCTCAGCCAGATCATCGGTGTTCCGCTGGGATGGGAACTGGCTATCCGGCTCCACTGGCATGCACCTTTCTGGATGATCGGCGGTTTTGGCACCCTGATGGGCATCATTATGGCCGTTTACATGAAACCGGTGAACGCCCACCTGCAGCAGCGGGTGGAAAAAAATGCGTTCGCCCACCTCAAACACACCCTGCAGAACAAACACTATTCGCTGGCATTTGCCACTACCATATTGCTCTCCACCGGCGGTTTTATGCTCATGCCTTTCGGCAGTACCTTTTCCATCCACAACATGGGCATTGAGCGGGCAGACCTGAAACTACTGTATGCCACTACCGGCGTGGCCACCTTTATCGGTGCGCCCCTCCTGGGCCGGCTGAGCGACAAACTGGGCAAAATGCAGGTATTCCAGGGCGCCACCCTGCTGACGGCAGTGATGGTGGTGATTTTCACGAACCTCGGCCTTACGCCGCTGTACCTGGCCATTACCATCAATGCGCTGATGATGATCGGGGTGTTTGGCAGGATCATTCCGGCACAGGCGATCATGACTTCCCTGCCGAGCATGCAGGACAGAGGGGCTTTTATGAGCATCAACTCCTCGGTTCAACAGATCTCCGGCGGCATCGCCTCCATTATTGCCGGCCTCATCGTGTACCAGACCAGCACCGGCAAACTCGCGCATTACGACATACTGGGATATGTGATTGTGGGTGCATTTATCATTACATCCGTGATGATGTATTACCTCAACCGCCGGGTGCAACAGCAAACGGCGCCGGCCGTCACGCCGGAGGAAGTCGCAATCGCTTCCTGA
- a CDS encoding VOC family protein, with protein sequence MKKRFAGLRTAIYRVPDVTEGKAWYAKVFDAQPYFDEPFYVGFEIGGYELGIHPLEPGEAHPGPGGVETYWGVEDVKAEYERLLSLGATPHHEPQNVGGPIEVAIVKDPWGNLLGIIYNPLFKAQ encoded by the coding sequence ATGAAGAAACGATTTGCAGGCCTGCGGACGGCCATTTACCGGGTGCCCGATGTGACCGAAGGGAAAGCATGGTACGCCAAAGTATTTGACGCACAGCCCTATTTCGACGAGCCTTTTTACGTGGGGTTTGAAATAGGCGGGTATGAACTGGGCATTCATCCTCTTGAGCCGGGAGAAGCGCATCCCGGGCCGGGTGGGGTGGAAACCTACTGGGGGGTGGAAGATGTGAAGGCGGAATACGAGCGCCTGCTGTCGCTGGGGGCCACGCCGCACCACGAGCCGCAGAACGTTGGCGGGCCGATAGAAGTCGCCATTGTAAAGGACCCCTGGGGGAACCTGTTGGGAATCATTTACAATCCGCTGTTTAAAGCGCAATAA
- a CDS encoding TetR family transcriptional regulator C-terminal domain-containing protein, whose protein sequence is MEKHTIREAYKRYWLENGKRPVSVFALCKILDIPESEFYESYSAMEGVETDIWLDIFQRTVDQLKDDPTYQQYSAQEKLLAFYFLWVQKLKDDRSYILQQHQRSQLPGGQLRQLSSFKKAFYDYAASLIKEGYLTTEIKERKYISDQYVHGFWMQALFVLKYWIEDKSLNFEMTDAAIEKAVHLSFQLIQSNTLDSLLDFGKFILTRK, encoded by the coding sequence ATGGAAAAGCACACCATTCGTGAGGCGTACAAGCGCTATTGGCTCGAAAACGGTAAAAGACCCGTATCTGTTTTCGCGCTCTGCAAGATCCTGGACATCCCTGAATCCGAATTTTACGAATCTTACAGCGCTATGGAAGGGGTAGAAACAGACATCTGGCTCGACATTTTTCAACGCACCGTTGACCAGCTGAAAGACGACCCTACCTACCAGCAATATTCCGCACAGGAAAAACTGCTGGCCTTTTATTTCTTGTGGGTACAGAAACTGAAAGACGACCGCAGCTACATTCTGCAGCAGCATCAGCGCTCACAACTCCCGGGCGGGCAGCTGCGCCAGCTGTCTTCCTTCAAAAAAGCCTTCTATGATTACGCCGCCAGCCTCATCAAAGAAGGATATCTCACCACCGAGATCAAAGAGAGAAAATATATTTCCGACCAGTATGTTCACGGCTTCTGGATGCAGGCACTCTTTGTGCTCAAATACTGGATTGAAGACAAAAGCCTCAACTTCGAAATGACGGACGCGGCCATCGAAAAGGCAGTGCACCTGAGTTTCCAGCTGATTCAATCCAATACACTGGACAGCCTCCTCGATTTCGGAAAATTCATACTGACACGGAAATAA
- a CDS encoding ABC1 kinase family protein, which produces MKEQTNIPTGKVERAGRFVTTGLKVGTNYIKHYTRKLMDPSITREALHQENAEDIYETLSNLKGSALKVAQMLSMDRGMLPKAYSERFAMSQYSAPPLSGPLVVNTFVKTLGKTPAELYDRFELKASNAASIGQVHRAAKNGKELAVKIQYPGVASSVKSDLRIVKPFAIRIVGMNEVDMDKYFDEIESKLLEETDYALELRRSQELSAQCAHIPNLVFPTYYPGLSSDRIITMDWLEGRHLKEFLATNPSQEVRNKIGQALWDFYQFQVHNLKKVHADPHPGNFLLRADGTVGIFDFGCVKEVPEDFYVNYFLLTDKEVLKDDVRRKEIYTALEMIHPTDTEKEVVFFSGLFQEMIRLLTHPFTVDRFDFGNEDYFNEIYAYMDYLSNLKEVRESKVARGSRHSLYINRTYFGLYSMLSDLKADVNTGQARIRELMR; this is translated from the coding sequence ATGAAAGAACAAACGAATATCCCTACCGGCAAGGTGGAAAGGGCCGGCCGGTTTGTGACCACAGGCCTCAAAGTAGGCACCAACTACATCAAACACTACACCCGCAAACTCATGGACCCCTCCATTACGAGGGAAGCCCTGCATCAGGAAAACGCGGAAGATATATACGAGACCCTCAGCAACCTCAAAGGCAGCGCCCTCAAAGTGGCGCAGATGCTGAGCATGGACCGGGGCATGCTGCCGAAGGCATACTCCGAACGTTTCGCCATGAGCCAGTACAGCGCCCCTCCCCTTTCGGGCCCACTGGTAGTCAATACATTCGTAAAAACGCTGGGCAAAACGCCGGCGGAACTGTACGACCGCTTCGAGTTGAAAGCCAGCAACGCTGCGTCTATCGGACAGGTACACAGGGCCGCCAAAAACGGGAAGGAACTGGCAGTAAAAATCCAGTACCCCGGCGTGGCCAGCAGCGTCAAATCGGATCTCCGCATCGTTAAACCCTTCGCCATCCGCATTGTGGGCATGAACGAAGTGGATATGGACAAATATTTCGATGAAATAGAATCCAAACTGCTGGAGGAAACGGACTATGCGCTCGAGCTTCGCCGCTCACAGGAGCTCAGTGCGCAATGCGCGCATATTCCCAACCTGGTATTCCCGACGTATTACCCGGGGCTGTCGTCTGACCGGATCATTACGATGGACTGGCTGGAAGGCCGCCATCTGAAAGAGTTCCTGGCCACCAACCCTTCGCAGGAAGTACGCAATAAAATCGGCCAGGCGCTGTGGGATTTTTACCAGTTCCAGGTGCACAACCTGAAAAAAGTGCATGCGGATCCGCATCCCGGCAACTTCCTGCTGCGGGCAGACGGCACCGTGGGCATCTTTGATTTCGGCTGCGTGAAGGAAGTGCCGGAAGATTTCTATGTGAACTATTTCCTGCTGACGGATAAGGAAGTGCTGAAAGACGATGTGCGGCGCAAAGAAATTTATACCGCCCTCGAAATGATCCACCCCACCGACACCGAGAAAGAAGTGGTCTTCTTTTCGGGTCTTTTCCAGGAAATGATCCGCTTGCTCACGCACCCGTTCACCGTAGACCGGTTTGATTTCGGGAATGAGGATTATTTCAACGAAATCTACGCTTACATGGATTACCTGTCCAACCTGAAGGAAGTGCGGGAATCCAAGGTAGCCCGGGGCAGCCGCCATTCACTGTACATCAACCGCACCTATTTCGGGTTATACTCCATGCTGAGCGACCTGAAGGCGGATGTGAATACGGGGCAGGCGAGAATCCGGGAATTAATGCGATAA
- a CDS encoding glycosyltransferase family 9 protein, which yields MYSTIAVFRALQLGDMLCVIPACRALRHAFPQAHIALIGLPWANDLIYRFPAYFDEFIAFPGYPGLPEQPVNARATDAFCDAIRQRKFDLLLQMHGNGSIVNPFMETLGARVTGGFCRQEEYGPYPDTYLEYPEDEHEINRHLLLMRHLGIPTQGAHLEFPYATMIKLPSRPYICVHPASRCAARQWRPRYFAALADHFAAKGYTIVLTGTAGERKVAAEVAARMEYRSMNLAGQTSLDGVAALLQQAAALFSNSTGVSQIAAALETPSVIISMDGEPHRRAPLNKRLHRTIDWTVIPDYNAVLNEAAALLASERVPGQLRC from the coding sequence ATGTATAGTACCATTGCCGTATTCCGGGCTTTACAGTTGGGCGACATGCTCTGTGTCATACCGGCCTGCAGGGCACTGCGGCATGCCTTCCCGCAGGCGCATATCGCGTTGATCGGCCTGCCGTGGGCCAACGACCTCATCTACAGGTTTCCCGCCTATTTCGATGAATTCATTGCGTTCCCCGGCTATCCCGGCTTGCCGGAACAGCCCGTGAACGCACGGGCCACCGATGCGTTTTGCGATGCCATCCGGCAAAGAAAATTTGATCTGTTGCTGCAGATGCATGGGAACGGGTCCATCGTCAATCCCTTCATGGAAACACTGGGCGCGCGTGTGACAGGAGGCTTTTGCCGGCAGGAAGAATATGGTCCGTACCCGGATACTTATCTGGAATACCCCGAAGATGAACACGAGATCAACCGCCATCTGCTGCTGATGCGGCACCTCGGCATCCCCACGCAGGGCGCCCACCTGGAGTTCCCTTACGCCACGATGATAAAATTGCCATCCAGGCCCTACATCTGTGTACATCCGGCCTCGCGTTGTGCTGCCCGGCAATGGCGCCCCAGGTATTTTGCCGCGCTTGCCGACCATTTTGCCGCAAAAGGTTATACGATTGTGCTGACCGGCACGGCCGGAGAAAGGAAGGTGGCCGCTGAAGTGGCTGCCCGCATGGAATACCGATCGATGAACCTGGCGGGGCAGACTTCGCTCGATGGGGTAGCGGCGTTATTGCAGCAGGCTGCTGCGCTTTTTTCGAACAGTACCGGTGTTTCCCAGATAGCCGCTGCGCTGGAAACGCCCAGCGTGATCATCAGCATGGACGGCGAGCCACACCGCCGGGCGCCGCTCAACAAAAGGTTGCACCGCACCATCGACTGGACGGTGATACCTGACTACAATGCAGTGCTGAATGAAGCGGCTGCATTGCTGGCCAGTGAACGGGTGCCGGGCCAGCTGCGTTGTTGA